In Nilaparvata lugens isolate BPH chromosome 5, ASM1435652v1, whole genome shotgun sequence, the following proteins share a genomic window:
- the LOC111043651 gene encoding galectin-8, protein MVMKVLLPITTLKSEKKMNGLCIIRFTVNICRIISKQLDIGFHFNPRFDQQYIARNSKIDGKWGIEEAQSYCRFPFSRGDKFCVEIFATHNEFMVAVNGLHYCAFSYRYPLFDLNRIEIFGNLTLQKIVCVSSKIYPSELSNTLLPKSHFLSISNCRTKSLSSDPLDCVTPLVISLDNKISAGTEIEIIGRVKLLPHSFYVNLQRGKLNCPHPVINLHVNARFREKPNRGCCTILSNSWISDEWGSEQFASRDSYFFAGQHFRLTIKCQDEAFLLSNNGNTIMAFTHRADYSRVNTILIVGDIFVQSVTLQ, encoded by the exons ATGGTAATGAAAGTACTGCTTCCGATAACAACACTgaaaagcgagaaaaagatgaATGGGTTGTGCATAATCCG TTTCACGGTGAATATATGCCGGATCATCTCAAAACAATTGGACATTGGCTTCCACTTTAATCCAAGATTCGATCAACAGTATATTGCAAGGAACTCCAAGATTGATGGAAAATGGGGTATCGAAGAAGCTCAGTCTTACTGCCGATTTCCGTTTTCAAGAGGAGACAAATTCTGCGTAGAAATTTTCGCAACTCATAATGAATTCAtg GTTGCTGTGAACGGCTTACATTACTGTGCCTTCTCATATCGATATCCCCTATTCGATCTGAACAGAATtgagatttttggaaatttaacattacaaaaaatagtGTGCGTTTCGAGCAAAATTTACCCATCTGAATTGTCGAATACTCTACTGCCAAAATCACATTTCTTGTCAATTTCCAACTGCAGAACCAAATCGCTCAGCTCAGATCCATTGGACTGT GTCACTCCTCTGGTTATATCATTAGATAATAAAATTAGTGCCGGAACTGAAATCGAAATCATTGGCAGAGTGAAACTCCTTCCACATTC GTTTTACGTGAATCTTCAGCGGGGCAAACTGAACTGTCCGCATCCAGTGATCAATCTGCACGTTAATGCACGCTTCCGCGAGAAGCCGAACCGAGGCTGCTGCACCATTCTGAGCAACTCGTGGATCAGTGACGAGTGGGGCAGTGAGCAGTTTGCAAGTCGCGACTCCTACTTCTTCGCCGGTCAACACTTCCGGCTCACCATCAAGTGCCAGGACGAGGCCTTCCTGCTCTCCAACAACGGAAACACTATCATGGCCTTCACGCATCGCGCCGACTACAGTCGCGTCAACACCATCTTAATTGTTGGCGACATATTTGTTCAGTCAGTTACATTGCAATAA